TTGAGGTAAACCAACTTAGTAGTCAGTATCTTGTGATTGCCTTGGTTATATTCTCTATTGCTAGTGGTGGCCTAACAACGTATAAAAAGGGTTGGATTGCCCTAAAGAATGGCAATCTAAATATCAATGCCCTTATGTCGGTTGCGGTGACCGGTGGGATGGCAATCGGTAGTTGGCCTGAAGCCGCTATGGTGATGTTCTTATTTTCAATGGCTGAAGTAATTGAGGCTAAGTCCCTTGACCGTGCTTGTAATGCGATTAGTGGCTTATTAGATTTAACGCCAGAGATAGCTACTGTGCTTCAAGCTGATGGCAGTTGGTTGCCAACTCCAGTCAAATCCATTACCTTAGGCTCAATCGTTCAAGTTCGCCCAGGGGAGCGTATCGCGTTAGATGGCGTACTCACAAGCGGGAATTCAACAGTCAATCAAGCGCCTATAACGGGTGAGAGTTTGCCAATTGATAAGGTGCAAGGCGATACTGTTTTTGCGGGAACCATTAATCAAACAGGTTCTTTTCAGTTTAAGGTGACAGCAACCTCAACAGGCTCTACGCTTGCCCGAATTATTCATGCGGTAGAGGCGGCTCAGGGCAGTCGTGCCCCAACACAGAGATTTGTTGATCAGTTTGCGAAGATTTATACGCCAACTGTTTTCTTAATTGCGGTATTGGTGGCTGTCATTCCTCCGTTGGCTCTAGGTATGTCGTGGCATGACTGGATTTATAAAGCGTTAGTGATGTTAGTCATTGCTTGCCCATGTGCTTTGGTCATTTCCACGCCAGTGACGATTGTTAGTGGATTGGCTGCTGCCGCACGTAAAGGCATCTTAGTAAAGGGCGGCGTCTTTCTTGAGATGGGACGCCATATGAAAGTTTTGGCACTGGATAAGACAGGAACGATTACCTATGGCAAACCTAAGCAAACCGATTTAATTATTTTGGGCGGTGAGGCCAAGCATACGCATCAAGTTGCTGCCAGCTTAGCGGCTCGTTCAGACCATCCCGTATCTTTAGCGATTGCCGATAGTGCTGCGGAAAACAATCTTTCATTAATTGAAGTGGATAAGTTTGAGGCCATCTTGGGCAGAGGAGTTCGAGGCACTCTTGAAGGGGTTACTTAT
This DNA window, taken from Polynucleobacter sp. HIN5, encodes the following:
- a CDS encoding heavy metal translocating P-type ATPase translates to MSQCQSSCGCSSPATPQPSTSSVGGNKAVFHIENMDCPTEEALIRKRLATVEGIAGLDFNLIQRKLSVSHNLDSLETIQSALVSVGMKAVLEEGSPTKSSRHQQPAKTNWWPLAIAGVTAALAELIEFFPFEVNQLSSQYLVIALVIFSIASGGLTTYKKGWIALKNGNLNINALMSVAVTGGMAIGSWPEAAMVMFLFSMAEVIEAKSLDRACNAISGLLDLTPEIATVLQADGSWLPTPVKSITLGSIVQVRPGERIALDGVLTSGNSTVNQAPITGESLPIDKVQGDTVFAGTINQTGSFQFKVTATSTGSTLARIIHAVEAAQGSRAPTQRFVDQFAKIYTPTVFLIAVLVAVIPPLALGMSWHDWIYKALVMLVIACPCALVISTPVTIVSGLAAAARKGILVKGGVFLEMGRHMKVLALDKTGTITYGKPKQTDLIILGGEAKHTHQVAASLAARSDHPVSLAIADSAAENNLSLIEVDKFEAILGRGVRGTLEGVTYQLGNHRLIEELGLCSPEIEAQLLPLEQQGKTVVMLTNSSQVLALIAVADTVRDTSKQAIKDLHHLSIRTMMLTGDNVYTAEAIGQEVGVDVIKGNLLPEDKLKIIDEILNKNPDGKVGMVGDGINDAPALAKASIGFAMGSAGTDTAIEAADVALMDDDLRKIPSFVRLSQTTANILYQNITLALGIKAIFFALTFTGQATMWMAVFADMGASLLVVANGLRLLRN